A window of Cohnella herbarum contains these coding sequences:
- a CDS encoding MFS transporter, producing MAWITALCLMGDSMLYIVLPLHWKEAGLESLVQVGVVLSVNRLIRLPLNPIVSRIYRYITLRQGLGIAFVLAIITTASYGIADSFLFWIGLRALWGFAWSLLRLGGYYAILDLQTERNRGQLFGVYNGHYRVGSLVGMLLGGGFAELLGLRALSLLLAALALCGIPIFLKMLPFAAIRDSQDEHATERQSTFKKNKLALFKTNGVLSLLVTALGSALIFEGMFASLLSNYIENKQLTATWLGFTIGGALLSGGLQAMRWGWSPFLSPYVGRLTDRKFHAIPMIAINLIASWILLLAFPLSMPLAAWILVTLGILLCSTFISTLLDYLAASVAARQEGDKRDVITVYSITLDLGAALGPVAAFWIVENVGFYPIYWGSAGVFIALSIYWFRRNQQRSKPTESMKQNSA from the coding sequence ATGGCGTGGATAACGGCGCTCTGCTTAATGGGCGACTCGATGCTGTATATCGTCCTTCCGCTGCACTGGAAGGAGGCCGGGCTTGAATCCCTGGTGCAAGTCGGAGTCGTTCTATCGGTCAATCGATTAATCAGATTGCCCTTGAATCCGATCGTTAGCCGGATCTACCGGTATATCACTTTGCGGCAAGGATTAGGAATCGCATTCGTCTTAGCTATTATTACAACCGCCTCTTACGGAATAGCGGATAGTTTTCTGTTCTGGATCGGCTTGCGCGCGCTTTGGGGATTCGCTTGGTCCTTGTTGAGATTAGGCGGCTACTATGCCATATTGGATCTCCAGACGGAACGGAATCGGGGTCAACTGTTCGGGGTTTATAACGGGCACTACAGGGTGGGTAGTCTCGTCGGGATGCTGCTCGGCGGAGGATTTGCGGAACTGCTCGGGCTCCGCGCCCTCTCATTGTTGCTAGCGGCGCTAGCTCTCTGCGGAATTCCGATTTTTTTAAAAATGCTCCCCTTTGCCGCTATTCGGGACAGCCAAGATGAACATGCTACGGAACGGCAGTCAACGTTTAAAAAAAACAAGCTGGCCTTATTCAAGACGAATGGCGTCCTCAGCTTGTTGGTCACGGCATTGGGATCCGCCCTGATCTTCGAGGGGATGTTCGCGTCCTTGCTCAGTAACTATATCGAGAACAAACAATTAACCGCCACCTGGCTTGGCTTTACGATCGGGGGAGCTCTTCTATCGGGAGGACTTCAAGCTATGCGATGGGGATGGAGTCCGTTTCTCTCGCCTTACGTAGGCCGGCTAACGGATCGTAAATTCCATGCGATACCGATGATCGCGATCAACCTGATCGCGTCTTGGATCCTGTTGCTTGCGTTCCCTCTATCCATGCCGTTAGCCGCATGGATTCTCGTTACCTTAGGCATATTGCTATGCTCTACGTTCATCAGCACGTTGTTGGATTACCTTGCGGCCTCCGTTGCTGCTCGCCAAGAAGGCGATAAACGAGACGTCATCACGGTATATTCCATTACATTGGATCTAGGCGCGGCGCTTGGACCGGTAGCGGCGTTCTGGATCGTGGAGAACGTCGGGTTTTATCCGATCTATTGGGGCTCTGCAGGCGTTTTTATAGCCCTTTCCATCTACTGGTTTCGCAGAAATCAACAGCGATCGAAGCCAACCGAGTCGATGAAGCAGAATTCCGCTTAA
- a CDS encoding LysR family transcriptional regulator, with amino-acid sequence MNLHAIKVFHFVARNGNVTKAADELRISQPAVTQHLRKLEKELGIKLVKPDGRGIGLTYAGKELFELSGKMLAVEHEIETKMKDLLSGDGGELTIAATYLPATVLLPKWIAFFKSEHESVRINVVTGNSQMAFDRVNNHSADVAIIGGGWERPNIHWDHLFDDELWFIVPPGHPLANREVSLHEMMEETFVIREEGSSTRERFLSMCRTYNVRQPKIGMQLNGLYETIKAVGAGYGANLLSSLAVKEFIDRGEVSRVKVTDLELRRPIAICTAQNRILSPIANAFITLIREKLRHSYGNPPYRPVQLDPSDQPDRSDRSISITPDFLG; translated from the coding sequence GTGAACCTACACGCCATAAAAGTATTTCATTTCGTAGCACGAAACGGCAACGTAACAAAAGCAGCGGATGAACTGCGAATTAGCCAACCGGCCGTGACCCAGCATCTAAGAAAACTGGAGAAGGAATTGGGAATCAAGCTCGTGAAGCCGGATGGAAGGGGAATCGGACTTACCTACGCGGGGAAGGAGCTCTTCGAATTATCGGGTAAAATGCTTGCCGTGGAACACGAAATTGAGACGAAAATGAAGGATCTATTGAGCGGGGACGGCGGTGAACTGACGATTGCGGCGACGTATTTACCGGCAACCGTACTTCTTCCCAAGTGGATTGCTTTCTTCAAATCGGAGCATGAGAGCGTTAGAATAAACGTCGTCACGGGAAATAGCCAGATGGCTTTCGATAGAGTAAATAATCATAGCGCGGATGTGGCGATCATCGGAGGAGGCTGGGAGAGGCCGAACATCCATTGGGATCACTTGTTCGACGACGAATTATGGTTTATCGTGCCGCCGGGGCACCCTCTTGCCAACCGGGAAGTCTCGTTGCATGAAATGATGGAAGAAACCTTCGTCATCCGGGAAGAGGGAAGCTCGACCCGGGAAAGATTTCTTTCCATGTGCAGAACCTATAACGTAAGGCAACCGAAGATCGGTATGCAGCTCAACGGGCTTTACGAAACGATCAAGGCGGTCGGAGCGGGTTACGGGGCCAATCTGTTATCGTCGTTAGCCGTCAAGGAATTCATCGACCGCGGCGAAGTGTCCAGGGTAAAAGTTACGGATCTCGAACTTAGAAGGCCTATCGCCATCTGCACGGCTCAGAATAGAATTTTATCTCCGATCGCCAATGCGTTCATAACATTAATTCGGGAGAAATTGCGACATTCCTATGGGAATCCGCCCTATCGGCCAGTTCAACTAGATCCATCCGATCAACCCGATCGATCAGATCGGTCCATATCGATAACCCCGGATTTCCTCGGGTAG
- a CDS encoding TerC family protein: MLENLILLLEILLINIVLSGDNAVVIAMASRNLPERMRNRAIWLGAIGAVGLRIVLSVAAVALLDIPAVQIVGAVLLLYIAIHLLLDDGAEKEVKGVGSLGKAVGIILVSDLVMSLDNVLAIASIAKNELWLMATGIALSIPLIIWGSQLILKLLNRFPAVVWVGSAILGYTAGEMLIGVQAVKGMLPIWGSLGLGWFPLSTAILVLLIAFVWRKLSMDLSERATERKGTS, encoded by the coding sequence ATGCTAGAAAACCTAATCTTGTTATTGGAAATATTGCTCATTAACATCGTCCTTAGCGGGGACAATGCCGTCGTGATCGCGATGGCGAGCCGCAATCTGCCGGAGCGGATGCGGAATCGGGCGATATGGCTGGGGGCCATCGGCGCGGTTGGTCTTCGGATCGTTTTGTCGGTTGCGGCGGTCGCTCTGCTGGACATTCCGGCCGTGCAGATCGTGGGCGCGGTACTTCTGTTGTACATCGCGATTCACCTGCTCTTGGACGATGGGGCGGAGAAGGAAGTGAAAGGCGTAGGCTCGCTCGGTAAGGCGGTAGGCATCATATTGGTGTCCGATTTGGTCATGAGCTTGGATAACGTGCTCGCGATCGCGTCCATCGCCAAGAATGAGCTATGGCTCATGGCGACAGGGATCGCGCTCAGCATCCCGCTTATTATATGGGGGAGTCAGCTCATCTTGAAACTTCTGAACCGGTTTCCGGCCGTCGTATGGGTCGGTTCGGCTATTCTAGGGTACACCGCGGGCGAGATGTTAATAGGGGTTCAAGCCGTCAAAGGGATGTTGCCGATCTGGGGCTCGTTGGGACTCGGCTGGTTTCCCTTGTCTACCGCGATACTCGTATTGTTGATCGCGTTCGTATGGCGGAAGCTATCTATGGATCTATCAGAGAGGGCAACGGAGAGGAAAGGGACATCGTAA
- a CDS encoding FTR1 family iron permease: MKTTDRRTVKLSFPLVSSIILMASLFLLFFPVAQTNAAAANEPIGTTLAQSDDLFANLESGNLDQGAVAFASIKKWWAANKQNVKQNSLDMALEIDRQMASLSLAFLNKDVQKAKEEAGALQFSLRNYSDGAYVDNDGQQRMSLSAYVMKLREAGDLMEKQSWSEALSAVKLLQRQWLSIEGDIVSKSQTVYNHSERDLVLMDAYLSNEGKQDEARQIVDRMIDSLTPLIDAQYSWWDAALIPIREGLEALLVVGTLLMYAKRADSKPAKRWVIVGSSAGVLVCIALGLAVAFLLSSSTFGHNNSLINGWTGVGASLLLLYVSYWLHRNSDVKRWNRFMQSKSTQALTNGKMISLALLAFFAIVREGLETVIFLVGMVNKMPGVELAVGIAAGFGILAVFAVIMIKLGTRLPVRPVFLVSSVIVFYLCFKFMGSGIHSLQMAGVIPSTVQEYLPEQLSISLYPSWYSTLPQLLFVLIAAIVVVYQKMTSRSAGKELKILATKMN; encoded by the coding sequence ATGAAAACAACAGACCGTCGGACAGTTAAATTATCGTTTCCGCTGGTTAGTTCTATCATTTTGATGGCGTCCCTTTTTCTGTTGTTTTTCCCGGTTGCGCAAACGAATGCAGCTGCGGCTAACGAACCCATCGGAACGACACTCGCGCAATCCGATGATCTATTCGCCAACCTGGAATCCGGGAACTTGGACCAAGGTGCGGTTGCTTTTGCTTCCATCAAGAAATGGTGGGCTGCCAATAAGCAGAACGTCAAACAAAACTCGCTGGACATGGCGCTCGAGATCGACCGCCAGATGGCGAGTCTTTCTTTGGCCTTCTTGAATAAAGACGTTCAGAAAGCTAAGGAAGAAGCGGGTGCGCTGCAATTCTCGCTTCGGAATTACTCGGACGGCGCTTATGTCGATAACGACGGGCAACAAAGGATGTCGCTGAGCGCTTACGTCATGAAGCTGAGGGAAGCCGGCGATCTGATGGAGAAGCAATCCTGGTCGGAAGCGCTTAGCGCTGTAAAGCTGCTCCAGCGTCAGTGGTTGTCCATCGAAGGCGATATCGTAAGCAAGTCGCAAACCGTTTACAATCATTCCGAGCGCGATCTCGTTTTAATGGATGCTTACTTGTCGAACGAGGGTAAACAGGATGAAGCTAGGCAGATCGTGGATAGAATGATCGATTCCTTGACTCCGCTCATCGATGCCCAATACTCTTGGTGGGACGCGGCCCTGATTCCGATCCGGGAAGGGCTTGAAGCGTTGTTGGTCGTAGGGACCTTGTTAATGTACGCCAAGAGAGCGGATTCCAAACCCGCCAAACGATGGGTCATCGTCGGATCGAGCGCCGGAGTGCTCGTATGCATTGCGCTTGGTTTAGCCGTCGCTTTCTTATTGTCTTCGAGCACGTTCGGTCACAACAATTCGTTGATCAACGGCTGGACGGGCGTAGGAGCGAGCTTGTTGCTTCTGTACGTCAGTTATTGGTTACATCGCAATTCCGACGTGAAACGCTGGAATCGGTTCATGCAATCGAAGAGTACGCAAGCGCTCACGAACGGAAAGATGATCTCGTTAGCTCTTCTTGCTTTTTTCGCGATCGTGCGCGAAGGGCTAGAGACGGTGATTTTCTTAGTCGGCATGGTCAATAAGATGCCGGGCGTGGAGTTAGCGGTAGGAATTGCCGCCGGGTTCGGGATTCTCGCGGTATTCGCGGTTATCATGATCAAGCTCGGAACGCGATTGCCGGTACGGCCCGTTTTCCTAGTATCCAGCGTTATCGTCTTTTACTTATGCTTTAAGTTTATGGGATCGGGGATCCACAGCTTGCAGATGGCAGGCGTGATTCCATCCACGGTACAAGAGTACTTGCCGGAGCAGCTATCGATTAGCTTATATCCATCATGGTATAGCACGCTTCCGCAATTGTTATTCGTATTGATCGCGGCAATCGTTGTCGTCTATCAGAAGATGACCAGCAGATCAGCAGGCAAAGAATTGAAAATACTTGCAACAAAAATGAACTAA
- the efeO gene encoding iron uptake system protein EfeO, with product MNRQMKLASVILVATLVLGACGKNNDSEPAAGTASSSPSASQQSEASGGDTSAIQQGTAKLQEETAKLQEAIDKKDADEVKRLGKSINEAWLAYENSVRQLFPIEYTEVEKYELPIFSASAYDKVDFDALKVTAEKLQVALTSLLNAKETTGSTSELLTKAVANYKVYVEEQADNLVIQTKVFVEAVKAGDAEKAKLEYPKARVFFENIEPIAESFGDLDPRIDARLADVEDESTWTGFHRLEKALWSDNSLEGMEKYADQLVKDTEELQSKVKTIELEPKAMVAGAMELLNEAAISKITGEEEIYSHTDLVDFAANVDGSKSVYLAIIPALNEKNPDLGTQLDQQFLLLEETLRGHKTTGHYVSYDKLTAEQIRLISDQISQLSNLMSQTASIL from the coding sequence ATGAACAGACAAATGAAATTAGCGAGCGTTATTTTGGTAGCGACACTAGTGCTTGGAGCCTGCGGTAAAAACAATGACAGCGAGCCTGCGGCAGGGACTGCAAGCTCAAGTCCAAGCGCTAGCCAGCAATCCGAAGCGTCGGGCGGAGATACGAGCGCCATTCAACAGGGGACGGCCAAGCTTCAAGAGGAAACGGCCAAGCTGCAAGAAGCGATCGACAAGAAGGATGCCGACGAAGTCAAACGTCTAGGGAAGTCAATCAACGAGGCATGGTTAGCTTACGAGAATTCGGTTCGTCAGTTGTTCCCGATCGAATATACGGAAGTCGAGAAATACGAATTACCGATCTTCTCGGCTTCGGCATACGACAAAGTGGATTTCGATGCGTTGAAAGTAACGGCCGAGAAGCTGCAAGTTGCGCTGACTAGCCTTCTTAACGCCAAAGAAACGACGGGCAGCACCTCCGAGCTTCTTACTAAAGCAGTTGCGAATTACAAGGTTTACGTAGAGGAACAAGCGGATAATCTGGTCATTCAGACAAAAGTATTCGTTGAAGCGGTTAAAGCGGGCGACGCGGAGAAAGCGAAGCTCGAGTATCCTAAGGCGCGCGTGTTTTTCGAAAATATCGAACCGATCGCCGAAAGCTTCGGAGATTTGGATCCGAGAATCGATGCCCGCCTAGCGGACGTAGAGGACGAAAGCACTTGGACCGGTTTTCATAGACTCGAGAAGGCGCTCTGGTCGGATAATTCCCTAGAGGGTATGGAGAAATACGCTGATCAATTGGTTAAAGATACGGAAGAATTGCAATCGAAAGTAAAAACGATCGAACTGGAACCGAAAGCCATGGTCGCAGGAGCGATGGAACTTTTGAACGAAGCGGCGATATCCAAAATTACGGGCGAAGAGGAAATCTATTCCCATACCGATCTTGTAGATTTCGCGGCTAACGTGGATGGATCGAAATCGGTGTACTTGGCTATTATTCCTGCTCTTAACGAGAAAAATCCCGACCTGGGAACGCAATTGGATCAGCAATTCTTATTGCTTGAGGAAACTCTCCGCGGACACAAAACGACGGGACATTACGTCAGCTACGATAAGTTAACGGCAGAACAAATTCGTCTCATCAGCGATCAAATCAGCCAGCTATCGAACTTGATGTCCCAAACGGCCAGCATCCTGTAA
- the efeB gene encoding iron uptake transporter deferrochelatase/peroxidase subunit gives MDTGNKQEGISRRDFLKITASVGVGLAIGASGMAAIEKVVSPTSKAVAGNDPTEDRIPMYGEHQSGIITPQQTYMYLASFRITTADRATLIRVLRDWTKFSDLSMAGRTMQTGDNPLLPPSDTGETLDLPASKLTVTFGFGPTFFSADGKDRFGIAGKLPRYLKDIPRMPSDKLDASQSGGDVCIQVCAEDQQVAFHALRNFIRLSMGAATLNWMQEGFISGGSGGQTPRNLFGFKDGTANQLHQSEGGYQDVVWAGEGEPDWMRGGTYMAYRKVRMFLEVWDRSSLADQEDTFGRYKESGAAYGTKGEFDKPDPSKMPIASHVRLAKESKQLIHRRGYSYTDGVDPRTGNVNAGLLFISYQRNPDEQLLPMLKLMQSKDALNEYVSHIASGLFACPGGLREGQYIGQSILES, from the coding sequence ATGGATACAGGTAACAAACAAGAAGGAATCTCAAGACGCGATTTTCTTAAAATAACCGCTTCCGTAGGCGTGGGTTTAGCCATCGGGGCATCGGGAATGGCCGCGATCGAGAAAGTTGTCTCTCCTACAAGCAAGGCGGTAGCAGGCAACGATCCGACGGAAGATCGTATCCCCATGTACGGGGAGCATCAATCCGGGATTATTACCCCGCAGCAAACGTATATGTATCTCGCTAGCTTTCGAATTACGACCGCGGATCGTGCAACGTTGATTAGGGTCCTTCGCGATTGGACGAAGTTTAGCGATCTGAGCATGGCTGGCCGAACGATGCAGACGGGAGATAATCCGTTGCTTCCTCCGAGCGATACGGGAGAGACTTTGGATCTTCCCGCATCGAAATTAACGGTGACCTTCGGATTCGGCCCTACCTTCTTCAGCGCGGATGGCAAAGATCGATTCGGCATCGCCGGTAAGCTTCCTCGATATTTGAAGGATATTCCGCGGATGCCGAGCGATAAGCTCGATGCTTCCCAGTCAGGCGGAGACGTTTGCATCCAAGTATGCGCCGAGGATCAACAGGTCGCTTTTCACGCATTGCGCAACTTCATTCGCCTCTCGATGGGGGCGGCTACGCTGAATTGGATGCAGGAAGGCTTCATCAGCGGCGGCTCGGGAGGACAAACTCCGCGTAACCTGTTCGGATTTAAGGACGGAACCGCCAACCAACTTCATCAGTCTGAAGGCGGTTATCAAGACGTCGTGTGGGCGGGCGAAGGCGAACCGGACTGGATGCGCGGGGGCACCTACATGGCTTATCGCAAAGTACGGATGTTTCTTGAGGTATGGGATCGGTCATCGTTAGCCGATCAGGAGGATACGTTCGGACGTTATAAGGAGTCTGGCGCAGCCTACGGGACGAAGGGCGAGTTCGATAAGCCCGATCCGTCGAAAATGCCGATCGCGTCGCATGTGCGGCTGGCCAAGGAATCGAAGCAGTTGATCCACCGCAGAGGTTACTCTTACACGGATGGAGTCGATCCGCGAACAGGTAACGTGAACGCGGGATTGTTGTTTATAAGTTATCAGAGAAACCCCGATGAGCAATTGTTGCCGATGCTGAAGCTTATGCAGAGCAAAGATGCGCTGAACGAATACGTCTCCCATATCGCTAGCGGACTATTCGCTTGTCCGGGCGGCTTACGGGAAGGGCAATACATTGGGCAAAGCATACTGGAATCATAA